One genomic segment of Desulfovibrio sp. UCD-KL4C includes these proteins:
- the rimO gene encoding 30S ribosomal protein S12 methylthiotransferase RimO, with product MPNKKLKVFTISLGCPKNRVDTERMLGALGGNMIAAESPEKSDLVLINTCGFIRPAVEESVQSILEVANAIEDITPKPVLAVAGCLVSRYGKQEEDLPEVDLWLSTFDLDSWPVMAAKALKRELPKTYQRAISTGPSFAYLKISEGCSHSCRFCTIPSIRGPQVSKKPSTLITESKEILEQGIPELVVVGQDTTAYGADLNNPDINLKSLIEQLLPLKGLEWLRLMYLYPAGMTDSMLEFLAGAGKPFLPYFDIPIQHAHSDVLSSMGRPFARDPRKVIDKVRKHIPEAVLRTSIIVGYPGETDEHFNELLKFVKETKFQNLGVFAYQAEEGTPAGEMEQLPEELREERRNILMELQASISREILNEKVGETIQVLVEEPSDEWDGLFTGRVWFQAPEVDGITYISAPEGGVKLAPGMMVEAEIESVTDYDLVTLVMP from the coding sequence ATGCCTAATAAAAAATTAAAAGTTTTCACAATAAGCCTCGGCTGTCCCAAAAACAGAGTTGATACAGAAAGAATGCTTGGAGCGTTGGGCGGCAATATGATTGCAGCAGAAAGTCCTGAAAAATCAGATCTTGTCCTCATAAATACATGTGGCTTCATAAGGCCTGCAGTTGAAGAATCAGTACAGTCAATCCTAGAAGTAGCCAATGCCATTGAAGACATTACTCCTAAACCTGTACTTGCTGTAGCTGGATGCCTTGTCAGCAGATACGGAAAGCAGGAAGAAGATTTACCGGAAGTGGATCTATGGCTTTCAACCTTTGATCTGGATTCATGGCCTGTAATGGCCGCCAAAGCTCTTAAGCGTGAGCTTCCAAAAACATATCAAAGGGCTATCAGCACCGGCCCATCCTTTGCGTACCTTAAAATCAGTGAAGGATGCTCTCATTCATGCAGATTCTGTACAATCCCGTCTATACGCGGTCCGCAGGTAAGTAAGAAACCTTCCACCCTTATTACCGAATCAAAAGAGATTCTGGAGCAAGGTATTCCTGAACTTGTCGTCGTCGGTCAGGATACTACAGCTTACGGGGCAGACCTAAACAATCCTGATATAAATTTGAAATCTTTGATTGAGCAGCTTCTCCCCCTCAAGGGACTTGAATGGCTCAGACTTATGTACCTATATCCTGCAGGAATGACTGATTCCATGTTGGAATTTCTAGCTGGAGCGGGCAAACCCTTCTTACCATATTTTGATATTCCTATTCAGCATGCCCACTCTGATGTGCTTTCCTCCATGGGCCGCCCTTTTGCCCGCGATCCTAGAAAAGTTATCGATAAGGTCCGCAAACATATTCCTGAGGCAGTACTGCGTACCAGCATTATCGTTGGATATCCAGGTGAAACAGATGAACATTTTAATGAACTACTCAAATTTGTGAAAGAAACTAAATTTCAAAACTTGGGTGTTTTTGCTTATCAAGCTGAAGAAGGAACTCCTGCGGGTGAGATGGAGCAGCTTCCCGAAGAATTGCGTGAAGAAAGACGCAATATTCTGATGGAGCTGCAAGCTTCTATCAGCCGTGAAATTCTGAATGAAAAAGTTGGCGAAACAATTCAGGTTCTTGTTGAGGAACCAAGTGATGAATGGGATGGCCTTTTTACCGGAAGAGTCTGGTTCCAAGCACCGGAAGTAGATGGAATAACGTACATAAGCGCTCCTGAAGGCGGAGTAAAGCTTGCTCCTGGAATGATGGTCGAGGCTGAAATTGAAAGTGTAACTGATTATGATCTTGTCACTTTGGTCATGCCCTGA
- a CDS encoding ATP-binding protein, with product MLDSLLCEKHCDFIGILGNPVVISSLLDHMRGSKKEVDDIKLVAGVLVDCKTNDLNAKFNIPMYEQVEDMLKSHPEITMVFELSGDLSRVKCLRDILPAHITLVELPAARFFLKLQATDRLWIACKVDLMQTQALFRSVVDQLPEDILIIGPNGMIMDCNKHFSEFIGEDVKEIRGVDPLKYYEFLANACPLKNGIIDVKSMVKGKREELMFSEEDTEGKLNFYRIYIYPISDEQRGEVVQLVVMRRNITERTLMEQRVRQSERMATVGELATYVAHEIRNPLVAMGGFAKVLMNNISLDEDSRKKIGIIFEEAKRLETHLKDVLSFVRSHEVEITAFNLNDEAKSAVNLMALGCEEKGVEFELVLDQQNPVGKGGAEQIKQCLINLIINSMEAMPDGGVIRVSTGVTKDRVWLQVSDNGSGISAAKRDLIFDPFYSTKINGNGLGLSMVKKIMEDFGGEIEMVSRDGEGTTVTLLLTPSITVA from the coding sequence ATGCTTGATAGCCTATTGTGTGAAAAACATTGCGATTTTATCGGAATTTTAGGCAATCCTGTGGTGATATCTTCACTTCTTGATCATATGCGGGGCAGCAAAAAAGAAGTCGATGATATTAAATTGGTTGCAGGAGTCCTTGTTGACTGTAAAACTAACGATTTAAATGCTAAATTTAATATTCCCATGTATGAACAGGTTGAGGATATGCTTAAGTCTCATCCTGAAATAACAATGGTTTTTGAGCTTTCTGGCGACCTCTCACGCGTGAAATGTCTTCGTGATATTCTGCCAGCACATATAACTCTCGTTGAACTTCCTGCTGCACGTTTTTTCTTAAAGCTTCAAGCTACTGATCGTCTATGGATAGCTTGTAAAGTCGACTTAATGCAGACTCAGGCATTATTTAGAAGCGTTGTGGATCAGCTTCCTGAGGATATATTGATTATAGGTCCTAATGGAATGATAATGGATTGCAATAAGCATTTTTCAGAATTTATCGGGGAAGACGTAAAAGAAATCAGAGGGGTTGATCCCTTAAAATATTATGAATTTCTTGCAAATGCCTGTCCTTTAAAAAATGGAATTATTGATGTTAAATCAATGGTAAAAGGAAAACGCGAAGAATTGATGTTCTCGGAAGAAGACACTGAAGGTAAACTTAATTTTTATAGAATCTATATTTATCCGATCTCCGATGAACAGCGTGGAGAGGTTGTCCAGCTTGTTGTAATGCGTAGAAATATTACTGAAAGGACTCTTATGGAGCAAAGAGTGCGCCAGTCTGAAAGGATGGCTACTGTTGGTGAGCTTGCTACTTATGTTGCTCATGAGATTAGGAATCCTCTGGTGGCTATGGGGGGATTCGCAAAAGTTTTGATGAATAATATTTCCCTTGATGAAGACAGCCGTAAAAAAATAGGGATAATTTTTGAAGAAGCTAAGCGGCTAGAGACACATTTAAAAGACGTTTTAAGTTTTGTACGGTCACATGAAGTTGAAATAACGGCCTTTAATCTTAATGATGAAGCGAAAAGTGCAGTAAATTTAATGGCTCTTGGATGTGAAGAAAAGGGAGTTGAATTCGAGTTGGTTTTGGACCAGCAGAATCCGGTAGGGAAAGGCGGGGCTGAACAAATAAAGCAGTGTTTAATTAATTTGATAATTAATTCTATGGAGGCCATGCCTGACGGGGGAGTAATTCGTGTCTCAACAGGAGTGACAAAAGACAGGGTATGGTTGCAAGTAAGCGATAACGGCTCCGGGATTTCGGCCGCAAAGCGCGATTTAATTTTTGATCCCTTCTATTCGACTAAAATTAATGGAAATGGTTTGGGGTTGTCGATGGTGAAAAAAATCATGGAAGATTTCGGAGGCGAAATTGAGATGGTAAGCCGTGATGGAGAAGGGACAACCGTAACATTACTTTTGACTCCGTCTATAACGGTTGCGTAA
- a CDS encoding XTP/dITP diphosphatase produces the protein MKTVVLATSNKGKIAEFKELLKDFELIVKGLDDYPEIGEIPEPGETFLENAIIKAQTVANITGLIAVADDSGLEVDALDGRPGVYSARYSGDGATPAKNNIKLLEELKGVDEAKRTARFVCVMVAATPDNIRIQSRGEWNGRIAFELSGVEGFGYDPLFFDPELGCVSAEMTRETKNSRSHRGKALRSLMTQWADFQKKING, from the coding sequence TTGAAAACAGTAGTTCTTGCTACCAGTAATAAAGGAAAGATCGCTGAATTTAAAGAGCTTCTTAAAGACTTCGAGCTCATAGTCAAAGGTCTTGATGATTATCCAGAGATCGGTGAAATACCGGAACCTGGTGAAACTTTTCTGGAAAACGCTATAATTAAGGCTCAGACCGTCGCTAATATAACAGGTCTTATTGCCGTTGCTGACGATTCTGGTTTGGAAGTTGATGCCCTTGACGGAAGACCCGGTGTATATTCCGCAAGATATAGCGGAGATGGTGCAACCCCTGCAAAAAATAATATTAAACTTCTTGAAGAACTTAAAGGCGTGGATGAAGCAAAACGTACTGCTCGTTTCGTGTGCGTAATGGTTGCAGCCACGCCTGACAATATCCGTATACAAAGTCGCGGGGAATGGAATGGGCGTATAGCTTTTGAACTATCTGGAGTTGAAGGGTTTGGTTATGATCCTTTATTTTTTGATCCTGAGCTCGGCTGCGTTTCTGCTGAAATGACACGCGAAACTAAAAATTCACGCTCACACAGAGGCAAGGCTTTAAGATCGCTTATGACTCAATGGGCTGACTTTCAAAAGAAGATTAACGGTTAA